The Amycolatopsis nigrescens CSC17Ta-90 genomic interval CACCGCGGTGGTGCACACGCACTCGGTGCACGCCACCGCGGTGTCCGCGCTGGTCGACGAGGTGCCGCCGATCCACTACATGCTGGCGACCATCGGACCCACCGCCCGGGTGGCGCCGTACGCGACATACGGCACCGTCGAGCTGGCCGAGGCTATGCGGGCCGCGTTGAAGGACCGGCGCGGCTGCCTGCTCGCCAACCACGGCACGATCACCTTCGGCGACGGGCTTTCCGCGGCGTACAGCCGCGCGCAACAGCTGGAATGGCTGTGCCAGCTCTGGCTGCTTTCGCGGTCCGCCGGCACGCCGAGGCTGCTGCCGCCCGCCGAGATCGAGCACGTGGTGGAGAAGCTGCGCGGCTACGGCCAGAAATAGGTTCGCCCCGGCCGGGGCCGGCGCGGCATGCTGCCGGGGTGGCCGAGGAGACGGTGACCCACCTGGAGATGACCGGGCGCGAGCAGTTGCGTCCAGGGCAAGTGGTGCCGGAGCTGGCCTTGGCGGAGGTCGGCGGCTCCTCGCCGTTGATCAGGCCGACCACCCTGCGCATCGCCGCCGAATACCGCTGGCCCAGCCTGTGCTGGGGAAATGCGCAGTGGGCGGACTACCTCGCCGATCCGGGCCGCCAGTTCTGGCTGATCCGGTACGGCGAGCAGATCGCCGGATTGAGTGATTTTCAGCGGCAGGAAGACGGGCAGGTCGAGATCACCACGTTCGGCCTGGTGCCCGAGTTCGTCGGCAAGGGACTCGGCGGGCACGCGCTGACCCTCGCCGCCGAGCGGGCCTGGGCCTATGGCGGCGACGTGCGGCGGATCTGGCTGCACACCTCCACCCTCGACCACCCGCACGCGCTGGCGAACTACCGTGCCCGCGGCTTCCGCCCGTTTCGGGTTTTCACCAGGACGCAGGAGGAGCCTTGAGCAGCAGAACCGCACTGGTCACCGGCGTCAGCCGCCGTCAGGGGATCGGCTACGCC includes:
- a CDS encoding GNAT family N-acetyltransferase, yielding MAEETVTHLEMTGREQLRPGQVVPELALAEVGGSSPLIRPTTLRIAAEYRWPSLCWGNAQWADYLADPGRQFWLIRYGEQIAGLSDFQRQEDGQVEITTFGLVPEFVGKGLGGHALTLAAERAWAYGGDVRRIWLHTSTLDHPHALANYRARGFRPFRVFTRTQEEP
- a CDS encoding class II aldolase/adducin family protein; translated protein: MLLGDQRAAVCEYARRMTADGLVVGTSGNISVRADDLVAITPTGVDYAFLAPADIPVVALDGSIVDGELKPTSELAMHLTVYRDVTDPDDAEITAVVHTHSVHATAVSALVDEVPPIHYMLATIGPTARVAPYATYGTVELAEAMRAALKDRRGCLLANHGTITFGDGLSAAYSRAQQLEWLCQLWLLSRSAGTPRLLPPAEIEHVVEKLRGYGQK